One Desulfatitalea tepidiphila genomic region harbors:
- a CDS encoding pyridoxal phosphate-dependent aminotransferase, translating to MSVARKISAVMQQSSWIRKMFEEGARLKAKHGADKVFDFSLGNPNLPPPAQFDVALRDAVITCGPGGHCYMPQAGYPQVCDAVADYLASEQGVTPEAADVIMTCGAAGALNVILKALLDPGDEVIVPTPCFVEYRFYVDNHGGEIRMVPTQPDFTLDLEAIAAAINAKTKAVLINSPNNPTGQIYTAESLAALGALLRDKGRELDRTIYLISDEPYRKIVYDGHRVPSIFQAYPESIVATSYSKDLSIPGERIGFAAINPAATYKTDLRAGFALANRILGFVNAPALMQRVVACLQGASVDMGEYKRKRDLLCDGLAAAGYDFVKPPGAFYLFPRTPIADDVAFVRELQEELILAVPGSGFAGPGHFRLAFCVDDQTIVNAMPGFTRVMARYKK from the coding sequence ATGTCCGTTGCCCGCAAGATCAGCGCGGTGATGCAGCAGTCTTCGTGGATTCGCAAGATGTTCGAAGAGGGCGCCCGGCTCAAGGCCAAGCACGGCGCCGATAAGGTGTTCGATTTCAGCCTGGGCAATCCCAACCTGCCGCCGCCCGCGCAGTTCGACGTGGCGCTGCGGGATGCGGTGATCACCTGTGGTCCTGGTGGGCACTGCTACATGCCCCAGGCGGGCTATCCCCAGGTGTGCGACGCCGTGGCCGATTACCTGGCGTCCGAACAGGGCGTGACGCCCGAAGCGGCCGACGTCATCATGACCTGCGGGGCGGCCGGGGCCTTGAATGTCATTCTCAAGGCACTGCTCGATCCGGGCGACGAGGTGATCGTGCCCACCCCCTGCTTCGTGGAGTATCGCTTTTACGTGGACAACCACGGCGGCGAGATCCGCATGGTGCCCACCCAACCCGATTTTACGTTGGACCTCGAGGCCATCGCGGCGGCCATCAACGCAAAGACCAAGGCGGTGCTGATCAATTCGCCCAACAACCCCACCGGCCAGATCTACACGGCCGAGAGCCTGGCGGCGCTGGGCGCACTGCTGCGGGACAAGGGCCGCGAGTTGGACCGCACGATCTACCTGATTTCCGACGAGCCCTACCGCAAAATCGTTTACGACGGCCACCGGGTCCCCAGCATTTTCCAGGCCTACCCGGAGAGCATCGTGGCCACCTCCTATTCCAAGGACCTCTCCATCCCCGGAGAGCGCATCGGTTTCGCGGCCATCAATCCGGCGGCGACTTACAAAACCGACCTGCGGGCCGGGTTTGCCCTGGCCAACCGCATACTGGGGTTCGTCAATGCCCCGGCCCTCATGCAGCGCGTGGTGGCCTGCCTCCAGGGCGCCAGCGTCGATATGGGCGAATACAAGCGCAAGCGCGACTTGCTGTGCGACGGGCTGGCCGCCGCAGGATACGATTTCGTCAAACCGCCGGGCGCGTTTTACCTCTTTCCGCGAACGCCCATCGCCGATGACGTGGCCTTCGTGCGCGAGCTGCAGGAGGAGTTGATCCTGGCGGTTCCGGGCAGTGGATTCGCCGGGCCGGGGCACTTCCGGTTGGCGTTCTGCGTGGATGACCAGACCATCGTCAATGCCATGCCCGGCTTCACACGAGTGATGGCGCGGTATAAAAAATAG
- a CDS encoding acyl-CoA carboxylase subunit beta: MGSVEQKLKELKAREAKTLEMGGAKLVAKHKKNGRLTARERLDRLFDKGTFREIDMFVKHRCVNFDMQNVEIPSDGVVTGHGLVDGRPVFAFAQDFTSRAGSLGEMHASKICKVMDLAIKAGVPFVGLNDSGGARIQEGVDALCGYGNIFYRNSLASGVIPQISAIMGPTAGGAVYSPAMTDFIFMVKNSSYMFITGPEVIKAVTGEEITFEDLGGAMAHNERSGVAQFACDSDADTLDEIRRLLSYLPANNMEDPPRVETGDDPRRTDPALDTLIPESPNAGYDMKAVIHSIVDNGEILEPHAHFAGNMIVCLARLNGRTIGIIANQPAVLAGCLDIDASDKATRFIRFCDAFNIPLLTIADVPGYLPGSQQEWGGIIRHGAKLLWCYSEATVPKLLLITRKDYGGAYIAMSSRHLGADMAFAWPTAEIAVMGAAGASNIIHRKAIQEAADPQAKRKEKIEEYQDLFSNPYSAASRGYIDAVIQPSETRARLIDALEIMCTKRELRPPKKHGNIPM, from the coding sequence ATGGGTAGTGTGGAACAAAAGCTCAAGGAGCTCAAGGCGCGCGAAGCCAAAACCCTTGAAATGGGCGGCGCCAAGTTGGTGGCCAAGCACAAGAAAAATGGCCGATTGACCGCCCGGGAGCGGCTCGACCGCTTGTTCGACAAAGGGACTTTCCGCGAAATCGACATGTTTGTGAAACACCGCTGCGTCAATTTCGACATGCAGAACGTGGAGATTCCCTCGGACGGCGTGGTCACCGGTCATGGCCTCGTGGACGGCCGGCCGGTTTTCGCCTTTGCCCAGGATTTTACCTCCCGGGCCGGAAGCCTGGGTGAAATGCATGCCAGCAAGATCTGCAAGGTCATGGATCTGGCCATCAAGGCCGGCGTGCCGTTCGTGGGATTGAACGACTCGGGCGGCGCACGCATCCAGGAGGGCGTCGATGCCCTGTGCGGTTACGGCAACATTTTCTACCGCAACTCCCTGGCCTCTGGCGTGATCCCACAGATTTCGGCCATCATGGGTCCCACGGCCGGCGGCGCGGTCTACTCCCCGGCCATGACCGACTTCATCTTCATGGTGAAGAATTCCAGCTACATGTTCATCACCGGTCCCGAGGTGATCAAGGCCGTCACCGGTGAAGAGATCACCTTCGAGGACCTCGGCGGCGCCATGGCCCACAACGAGCGCAGCGGCGTGGCCCAGTTCGCCTGCGACAGCGATGCCGATACCCTCGACGAGATTCGGCGGCTGCTCTCCTACCTGCCGGCCAACAACATGGAAGATCCGCCAAGGGTCGAGACCGGAGACGATCCCCGGCGCACCGACCCGGCCCTGGACACCCTCATTCCCGAAAGTCCCAACGCCGGTTACGATATGAAGGCGGTGATCCACTCCATCGTGGACAACGGCGAGATACTGGAACCCCACGCCCATTTCGCCGGCAACATGATTGTCTGCCTGGCGCGCTTGAACGGCCGAACCATCGGCATCATCGCCAACCAGCCCGCCGTGCTGGCCGGCTGCCTGGACATCGATGCCTCGGACAAGGCCACGCGCTTCATTCGCTTCTGCGATGCTTTCAACATTCCCCTGCTCACCATCGCAGACGTGCCCGGCTACCTGCCCGGCAGTCAGCAGGAGTGGGGCGGCATCATCCGCCACGGCGCCAAACTGCTGTGGTGCTACAGCGAAGCCACGGTGCCCAAGCTCCTGCTGATCACGCGCAAGGACTACGGCGGGGCTTACATCGCCATGTCGTCGCGCCATCTGGGGGCCGACATGGCTTTTGCCTGGCCCACGGCCGAAATCGCCGTGATGGGCGCAGCGGGGGCCTCGAACATCATCCATCGCAAGGCCATCCAGGAGGCCGCCGATCCCCAGGCCAAGCGCAAGGAGAAGATCGAGGAGTACCAGGACCTTTTCTCCAATCCATACAGCGCGGCCAGCCGGGGCTATATCGACGCGGTGATTCAGCCCAGCGAGACGCGCGCCCGGCTGATCGATGCCTTGGAGATCATGTGCACCAAGCGCGAGCTGCGGCCGCCCAAGAAGCATGGCAATATTCCGATGTGA
- the meaB gene encoding methylmalonyl Co-A mutase-associated GTPase MeaB: MAAESLNYYLDGIASGDRRVLAKAITLVESRLAAHRDLAHRLIEEVMPRSGNAVRLGITGVPGVGKSTFIENFGMHIIDRGHRLAVLAVDPSSQRSGGSILADKTRMERLAASPSAFIRPSPSGGTLGGVARMTRESMLVCEAAGFDVVIVETVGVGQSESTVASMVDFFLLLMITGAGDALQGIKKGILELAHAVAINKADGANLELAEKTRRELASAMHLMQPTTATWTPPVVTCSALSQTGLDAIWEIIQDHRTRTMASGELQDRRKEQALQWMWDLIEAGLKDRFFRHPAVGERLGDLSARVRQGRMTPTRAAGELLFLLDNEGADNKGM; the protein is encoded by the coding sequence ATGGCTGCTGAATCCCTGAACTACTACCTCGACGGTATCGCCTCCGGCGACCGGCGGGTGCTGGCCAAGGCCATCACCCTGGTCGAAAGCCGTCTGGCGGCCCATCGCGATTTGGCGCACCGATTGATCGAGGAGGTGATGCCCAGGAGCGGCAACGCCGTGCGCCTGGGCATCACCGGCGTGCCGGGCGTGGGCAAGAGCACCTTCATCGAGAATTTCGGCATGCACATCATCGACCGGGGGCATCGACTGGCCGTGCTGGCGGTGGACCCCAGTTCCCAGCGTTCGGGGGGCAGCATCCTGGCCGACAAGACGCGCATGGAGCGTCTGGCCGCATCGCCGTCGGCTTTCATCCGGCCGTCGCCGTCGGGCGGCACTCTGGGCGGCGTGGCCCGCATGACCCGCGAATCCATGCTGGTGTGCGAGGCGGCGGGATTCGACGTGGTGATCGTCGAGACGGTGGGGGTGGGGCAGAGCGAGAGCACCGTGGCCTCCATGGTCGATTTCTTCCTGCTGCTGATGATCACCGGGGCCGGCGATGCGCTTCAGGGCATCAAGAAAGGTATTCTCGAACTGGCCCATGCCGTGGCGATCAACAAGGCCGACGGGGCCAACCTGGAGCTGGCCGAAAAGACGCGTCGGGAGCTGGCGAGCGCCATGCATCTGATGCAGCCGACCACCGCCACCTGGACGCCGCCGGTGGTGACCTGCAGCGCCTTGAGCCAGACCGGACTGGACGCCATCTGGGAGATTATCCAGGACCATCGGACGCGCACCATGGCCAGCGGCGAGTTGCAGGACCGGCGCAAGGAGCAGGCCCTGCAGTGGATGTGGGACTTGATCGAAGCGGGACTCAAGGACCGGTTCTTCAGGCACCCGGCCGTTGGAGAGCGTTTGGGCGACCTGAGCGCCCGCGTCCGCCAGGGGCGCATGACGCCGACCCGCGCGGCCGGCGAACTGCTTTTTTTGCTTGACAACGAAGGTGCAGATAATAAAGGAATGTAG
- the sucC gene encoding ADP-forming succinate--CoA ligase subunit beta gives MKIHEYQAKVLFRKYNVPVPKGEVAFTVEEAQKVAGTLGGYPVVVKAQIHAGGRGKGGGVKLARSLDEVKQLAGEILGMTLVTHQTGPKGQPVKKVLVEQGLNIAKELYLSVVADRATAQVVIMASEAGGMDIEAVAAETPEKIIKVYVNPLNGIQGYHCLQAAYGLNLPAAAVKPFVQLLNNLYKLFIEYDCSLVEINPLIITADDAILALDAKINFDDNALFRHKDLLEFRDLDEEDPAEVEASKFNLNYINLDGNVGNMVNGAGLAMATMDIIKLAGAEPANFLDVGGGANAEMVENGFRIILSDPNVKGILINIFGGILRCDVLAEGVVKAAQKTGIKVPVVVRMEGTNVDAGRKILADSGLNLTPAVDLSDAAAKVAKMVGA, from the coding sequence ATGAAAATTCACGAGTACCAGGCCAAGGTCCTCTTCCGGAAGTACAACGTGCCGGTTCCCAAGGGAGAGGTCGCCTTTACGGTCGAAGAGGCCCAGAAGGTCGCCGGAACCCTGGGGGGCTATCCGGTGGTCGTCAAGGCCCAGATTCATGCGGGCGGCCGCGGCAAGGGCGGCGGTGTCAAGCTGGCCCGTTCGCTGGACGAGGTCAAGCAGCTCGCCGGCGAGATCCTCGGCATGACCCTGGTGACCCACCAGACCGGTCCCAAAGGCCAGCCGGTCAAAAAGGTGCTGGTCGAACAGGGGCTCAACATCGCCAAGGAGCTCTACCTGAGCGTGGTGGCCGACCGCGCCACGGCCCAGGTCGTCATCATGGCCAGCGAGGCCGGCGGCATGGACATCGAGGCCGTGGCCGCCGAAACGCCGGAGAAGATCATCAAGGTGTATGTCAACCCGCTCAACGGCATCCAGGGCTATCACTGCCTGCAGGCCGCCTATGGCTTGAATCTGCCGGCCGCCGCCGTCAAGCCGTTTGTGCAGCTGCTCAACAATCTCTACAAGCTCTTCATCGAATACGACTGTTCCCTGGTGGAGATCAATCCGCTGATCATCACTGCGGATGACGCCATCCTGGCCCTGGACGCCAAGATCAATTTCGACGATAACGCGCTCTTTCGCCACAAGGACCTGCTCGAGTTCCGGGACCTGGATGAAGAGGATCCGGCCGAGGTCGAGGCGTCCAAGTTCAATCTGAACTACATCAACCTGGACGGCAACGTGGGCAACATGGTCAACGGCGCGGGCCTGGCCATGGCCACCATGGATATCATCAAGCTGGCCGGTGCCGAGCCGGCCAACTTTCTGGACGTGGGCGGCGGCGCCAATGCCGAGATGGTGGAAAACGGGTTCCGCATCATTCTTTCCGACCCCAACGTCAAGGGTATCCTGATCAACATCTTCGGCGGCATCCTGCGCTGCGACGTGCTGGCCGAAGGGGTGGTCAAGGCGGCCCAGAAGACTGGGATCAAGGTGCCCGTGGTGGTTCGCATGGAGGGCACCAACGTGGATGCGGGTCGCAAGATCCTGGCCGATTCGGGTTTGAACCTGACGCCGGCCGTTGACCTGAGCGATGCCGCGGCCAAGGTGGCCAAGATGGTGGGGGCTTAG
- the scpA gene encoding methylmalonyl-CoA mutase, with amino-acid sequence MAGIDQWKALAAKQLKGRPLEELNWATPEGITVKPLYTAEDLERLEHLDSLPGFAPYVRGPMATMYVGRPWTIRQYAGFSTAKASNAFYRRNLAAGQKGLSVAFDLATHRGYDSDHPRVVGDVGKAGVAIDSVEDMKILFDQIPLDQMSVSMTMNGAVLPILGMYIVAAEEQGVAQKQLTGTIQNDILKEYLTRNTYIYPPVPSMRIVADIIAHCSEHMPRFNTVSISGYHMMEAGATSVLQLAFTLADGLEYVRAALKAGLDIDAFAPRLSFFFGVGMNFFMEIAMLRAARFLWHELITPFNPKDSRSTMLRTHVQTSGWSLTQQDPYNNIIRTTLEALAAVLGGTQSLHTNSFDEAVGLPTDFSARIARNTQLVIQEESEVCRVVDPLGGSYYVEALTGAMVAEARKIIQEVEKLGGMAKAIETGMPKMRIEESAARRQARIDQGLDVIVGVNKYQIEDKPLDEVLEVPEAVRQEQIDRLVKIKAERDENAVQAALADLTRAAESGGNLLTACLPAVRARATVGEISDAMEKVFGRFVATTQVISGVYASAYNDRTVIDSLRKRTETFAEREGRRPRILMAKMGQDGHDRGVKVVATAFADFGFDVDISPMFQTPDEVAKMAVENDVHVVGASTLAAGHKTLVPQLVAALKREGAEEIKVVVGGVIPPADYAFLRDAGAAGIFGPGTSLIKSANDVLNALESR; translated from the coding sequence ATGGCCGGCATCGATCAATGGAAGGCGCTGGCCGCCAAGCAACTCAAGGGGCGGCCGCTGGAAGAATTGAATTGGGCCACGCCCGAGGGGATCACCGTCAAGCCTCTCTATACGGCCGAAGACCTGGAACGGCTGGAACATCTCGACAGCCTGCCTGGTTTTGCGCCTTATGTGCGCGGTCCCATGGCCACCATGTACGTCGGCCGGCCGTGGACCATCCGCCAGTATGCCGGCTTTTCCACGGCCAAGGCGTCCAATGCCTTCTACCGTCGCAACCTGGCTGCCGGGCAAAAGGGGTTGTCCGTGGCCTTCGACCTGGCCACCCACCGGGGTTATGATTCGGATCACCCGCGCGTGGTGGGGGACGTGGGCAAGGCCGGTGTGGCCATCGATTCGGTGGAAGACATGAAGATCCTCTTCGACCAGATTCCGCTGGACCAGATGTCGGTCTCCATGACCATGAACGGCGCGGTGCTCCCCATCCTGGGCATGTATATCGTCGCGGCCGAAGAGCAGGGGGTGGCGCAGAAACAGCTGACCGGCACGATCCAGAACGATATTCTCAAAGAGTACCTGACACGCAACACCTACATCTACCCCCCGGTGCCCTCCATGCGCATCGTGGCCGACATTATCGCCCACTGCTCCGAGCATATGCCGCGCTTCAACACGGTCAGCATCAGCGGCTACCACATGATGGAGGCCGGCGCCACGTCCGTGCTGCAACTGGCCTTCACCCTGGCCGACGGCCTGGAGTACGTGCGGGCCGCCCTCAAGGCCGGGCTGGACATCGACGCCTTCGCCCCCCGCCTGTCGTTCTTCTTCGGGGTGGGCATGAATTTCTTCATGGAGATCGCCATGCTGCGGGCGGCACGCTTCCTGTGGCACGAGCTGATCACGCCGTTCAACCCCAAGGATTCGCGCTCGACCATGCTGCGCACCCACGTGCAGACATCGGGTTGGAGCCTGACCCAGCAGGATCCCTACAACAATATCATCCGCACCACCCTGGAAGCCCTGGCGGCCGTTCTGGGCGGTACCCAGTCGCTGCACACCAACTCGTTCGACGAAGCCGTGGGCCTGCCCACTGATTTTTCGGCGCGCATCGCCCGCAACACCCAGCTGGTGATCCAGGAGGAGTCCGAGGTGTGCCGCGTGGTCGATCCGTTGGGCGGCTCCTACTACGTGGAGGCGCTGACCGGCGCCATGGTGGCCGAGGCGCGCAAGATTATCCAGGAGGTGGAGAAGCTGGGCGGCATGGCCAAGGCCATCGAGACCGGCATGCCCAAGATGCGCATCGAGGAGTCGGCCGCCCGGCGCCAGGCGCGCATCGATCAGGGTTTGGATGTGATCGTGGGCGTGAACAAATATCAGATCGAGGACAAACCCCTGGATGAAGTGCTCGAGGTGCCCGAGGCCGTGCGCCAGGAGCAGATCGACCGCCTGGTCAAGATCAAGGCCGAACGGGACGAGAACGCGGTGCAGGCGGCCCTGGCCGACCTGACGCGGGCCGCCGAATCGGGCGGCAACCTGCTCACCGCCTGCCTGCCGGCCGTGCGGGCGCGGGCCACGGTGGGCGAGATTTCCGATGCCATGGAAAAGGTGTTCGGCCGTTTCGTGGCCACCACCCAGGTGATTTCCGGGGTCTATGCATCAGCCTATAACGACCGCACGGTCATCGACAGCCTGCGCAAGCGTACCGAGACCTTTGCCGAGCGAGAGGGGCGCCGGCCGCGTATCCTGATGGCCAAGATGGGCCAGGACGGCCATGACAGGGGCGTGAAGGTGGTGGCCACGGCCTTTGCCGATTTCGGCTTCGACGTGGACATCAGCCCCATGTTTCAAACCCCCGATGAGGTGGCCAAGATGGCGGTGGAGAACGACGTGCACGTGGTGGGCGCCTCCACCCTGGCCGCCGGCCACAAGACCCTGGTGCCCCAACTGGTCGCCGCATTGAAACGCGAGGGGGCCGAAGAGATCAAGGTGGTGGTGGGCGGCGTCATCCCGCCCGCGGATTATGCTTTCTTGCGCGACGCCGGCGCGGCCGGGATCTTCGGACCCGGCACGTCGTTGATCAAATCGGCCAACGATGTGCTCAATGCATTGGAGAGCCGGTAG
- a CDS encoding pyruvate carboxylase subunit B: MSDHDQVKMTPMNYDKDRPKAENPVKIEDLTLRDGHQSLFATRGRTEDMIPVAEMMDEVGFWAVETWGGATFDTMHRFLNEDPWERIRTLKRYIKKTPFSMLLRAQNLVGYRNYADDTARAFVDRAAANGMDIFRTFDALNDYRNFETVVKVIKECGKHFQGCICYSMTEPRMGGEVYNIDYYVKKAKDLEAMGADSICIKDMAGLLAPYDAYDLVKALKKAVKPPIHLHSHFTSGMSPMSHLKAIEAGVDIIDTCMTPYAYRTSHAAIEPLVMTLLGTNRDTGFDIRLLAKINEKLEKEVLPKYKHLLDDSKVSIIDINVLLHQTPGGMLSNLVNQLREMDALDKIGEVYKELPRVRKELGQIPLVTPTSQIVGIQTVNNVLFDDENERYKMITGQVKDLCYGLYGKTAVPIDPEVQKKALKGYERGEEPITCRPAEVIEPELEKAKKEIGDLAVDMDDLVLYAIYPVTGKKFLQWKYGKEEPPASVRPITLEDVEKRDALVKKALAGELVEKKKDAPEKSDNARKFNVFVDNEYFEVNVDPLGGPPVINIAGAQLAAPMPMAAPAAPVAPAPAPAAPAPAAKPAPAPAPKAAAPKAAPAAAPAGGTPLTAPMPGMIVSYSKNVGDEVSQGETVVILEAMKMENALPAPKGGKIVAINFKSGDTVAKGNVLCVIE, translated from the coding sequence ATGAGCGATCATGATCAAGTGAAAATGACCCCCATGAACTACGATAAGGATCGGCCCAAGGCGGAAAATCCCGTCAAGATAGAAGATCTCACCCTGCGCGACGGCCACCAGTCCCTGTTCGCCACGCGCGGCCGCACCGAAGACATGATCCCCGTGGCCGAAATGATGGATGAAGTCGGGTTCTGGGCCGTTGAAACATGGGGCGGCGCAACCTTCGACACCATGCACCGCTTTCTCAACGAAGATCCATGGGAGCGCATTCGCACTCTGAAACGTTATATCAAAAAAACCCCGTTTTCCATGTTGCTGCGCGCCCAGAACCTGGTGGGCTATCGCAACTACGCCGACGACACGGCCCGCGCCTTCGTGGACCGCGCCGCGGCCAACGGCATGGACATCTTCCGAACGTTCGACGCCCTCAACGACTACCGCAACTTCGAGACCGTGGTCAAGGTGATCAAGGAGTGCGGCAAGCATTTCCAGGGCTGCATCTGCTACAGCATGACCGAACCGCGCATGGGCGGAGAGGTCTACAACATCGACTACTACGTCAAAAAAGCCAAAGACCTGGAGGCCATGGGCGCCGACTCGATCTGCATCAAGGACATGGCCGGCCTCCTGGCGCCCTACGATGCTTACGATCTGGTCAAGGCGCTCAAGAAGGCTGTCAAACCGCCCATCCACCTGCACAGCCATTTCACTTCGGGCATGTCGCCCATGTCCCATCTCAAGGCTATCGAGGCCGGCGTGGACATCATCGACACCTGCATGACGCCGTATGCCTATCGCACCTCTCACGCTGCCATCGAGCCCCTGGTCATGACGCTGCTGGGCACCAACCGCGACACCGGCTTCGACATCCGCCTGCTGGCCAAGATCAATGAAAAACTCGAAAAAGAGGTGCTGCCCAAATACAAGCACCTGCTCGACGACTCCAAGGTGTCGATCATCGACATCAACGTGCTGCTGCACCAGACCCCGGGCGGCATGCTTTCCAACCTGGTCAACCAGCTGCGCGAAATGGACGCCCTGGACAAGATCGGAGAAGTATACAAGGAGCTGCCGCGCGTCCGTAAGGAATTGGGCCAGATCCCGCTGGTGACCCCCACCAGCCAGATCGTCGGCATTCAGACGGTCAACAATGTGCTCTTCGACGATGAAAACGAGCGATATAAAATGATCACCGGTCAGGTCAAAGACCTGTGCTACGGCCTCTATGGCAAGACCGCCGTGCCCATCGATCCCGAGGTGCAGAAGAAGGCGCTCAAGGGGTACGAGCGCGGCGAAGAGCCGATCACCTGCCGGCCGGCCGAAGTGATCGAACCGGAACTGGAAAAGGCCAAGAAGGAGATCGGCGATCTCGCCGTGGATATGGACGACCTGGTGCTCTATGCGATCTATCCGGTGACCGGCAAGAAATTCCTGCAGTGGAAGTACGGCAAGGAAGAGCCGCCGGCCAGCGTGCGGCCCATCACGCTGGAAGATGTGGAAAAGCGCGATGCGCTGGTGAAAAAAGCCCTTGCCGGCGAGCTGGTGGAGAAGAAGAAGGATGCGCCCGAAAAGAGCGATAATGCGCGCAAGTTCAATGTCTTCGTGGACAACGAATACTTCGAGGTCAACGTCGACCCATTGGGCGGTCCCCCGGTGATCAATATCGCCGGTGCCCAGCTGGCGGCACCCATGCCCATGGCCGCACCGGCCGCACCGGTTGCGCCCGCTCCGGCTCCGGCCGCGCCTGCGCCGGCCGCCAAACCCGCTCCCGCACCGGCGCCCAAGGCTGCAGCTCCCAAGGCGGCCCCGGCGGCCGCGCCGGCCGGCGGTACCCCGCTGACGGCGCCCATGCCCGGCATGATCGTCAGCTATTCAAAGAATGTGGGCGATGAGGTGAGCCAGGGCGAAACCGTGGTGATCCTGGAAGCCATGAAGATGGAGAATGCGTTGCCGGCTCCCAAGGGCGGCAAGATCGTGGCGATCAACTTCAAGAGCGGCGACACCGTGGCCAAGGGCAACGTCCTCTGCGTCATCGAGTAG
- the mce gene encoding methylmalonyl-CoA epimerase, whose protein sequence is MKILKIDHLGIAVNSIDQARTFWSDVLGLPFEGDETVAEQKVTTAFFPVGESEVELLESTAPDGPVAKYIEKRGQGIQHVAFRVADVEAALAELKAKGVRLIDEKPRIGAGGAKIAFLHPKDTHGVLVELCQRDG, encoded by the coding sequence ATGAAGATTCTCAAGATCGATCATCTGGGTATCGCGGTCAACAGTATCGACCAGGCCAGGACGTTTTGGAGCGATGTCCTGGGATTGCCTTTTGAAGGCGACGAGACGGTGGCCGAACAGAAGGTGACCACCGCTTTTTTCCCGGTGGGTGAGAGCGAAGTGGAGTTGCTCGAATCCACGGCGCCGGATGGGCCTGTGGCCAAGTATATCGAAAAGCGCGGCCAGGGGATTCAGCATGTGGCGTTTCGGGTTGCCGACGTGGAGGCCGCGCTGGCCGAGTTGAAGGCCAAGGGCGTACGGCTGATCGATGAAAAGCCGCGCATCGGTGCCGGCGGTGCCAAGATCGCCTTTCTGCACCCCAAAGACACCCACGGCGTGCTGGTGGAATTGTGTCAGCGTGACGGATAG
- a CDS encoding TetR/AcrR family transcriptional regulator: MPIKSIQTRRSNAKGRAAAGPDDRKAVPERVTALPPLRPAVKARLEQAVLDIFSHSDFHKANIRDVAKRAGVSFSTIYKYYGSKERLVFAFVDVWLGELTDRIIDHLQGIEDLKEKMRKVLWLQLDYYERNPHLGRIIFMTLPMATWMADETFKQKKMIHLYLDVLKKGQAQGILNPNVRAGVLLDFMLGMVQRSFTMWAQRGQKENLAGQANVIFEMLWRGMTCDPLPKK; encoded by the coding sequence ATGCCTATCAAATCCATTCAGACGCGTCGTTCGAACGCCAAGGGCCGCGCCGCCGCTGGGCCTGACGATCGTAAGGCAGTCCCTGAAAGGGTAACGGCGTTACCGCCGTTGCGGCCCGCCGTCAAGGCCCGCCTGGAACAGGCCGTACTGGATATTTTTTCCCATTCCGATTTTCACAAGGCTAATATTCGCGATGTTGCCAAGCGGGCCGGGGTGAGCTTCAGCACGATCTACAAATATTATGGCAGCAAAGAGCGCCTCGTGTTCGCATTCGTGGACGTGTGGCTGGGAGAGTTGACCGACCGGATCATCGACCACCTCCAGGGTATCGAGGACTTGAAGGAGAAGATGCGCAAGGTCCTCTGGCTGCAGCTCGACTACTACGAGCGCAATCCCCACCTGGGACGCATCATCTTCATGACCCTGCCCATGGCCACCTGGATGGCCGACGAGACCTTCAAACAGAAGAAGATGATCCATCTCTATCTCGACGTATTGAAGAAGGGCCAGGCGCAAGGCATTCTCAACCCCAACGTGCGGGCCGGTGTTCTGCTCGATTTCATGTTGGGAATGGTCCAGCGTTCGTTTACCATGTGGGCCCAGCGCGGCCAGAAGGAGAATCTGGCCGGCCAAGCCAACGTCATCTTCGAGATGCTGTGGCGAGGCATGACCTGCGACCCACTACCGAAAAAATAG